In one Bacillus sp. PK3_68 genomic region, the following are encoded:
- the cls gene encoding cardiolipin synthase, giving the protein MEAHMWSWIAYALFLLNFSFSIVVIFMERRDAAATWAWLMVLLFIPILGFILYLIFGQNLSRRHLFDWDEKVKIGIESTIQTQMREIKNQLFRFRNPHTEENEDLVYMLLRNNDAILTEDNDVNIFIDGKDKFHSLLQDIRRAKHHIHLQYYIFRVDDLGSEIVHLLTEKAKQGVKVRVLYDEMGSRGVHKRHFKELIEAGGIVEIFFPSKIPFINLRLNYRNHRKLAIIDGNIGYVGGFNIGDEYLGLNPKFGYWRDTHLRIEGTAVHSIQTRFILDWNQASDRHDIHYSDTYFPNSPSNNDVSMQIVTSGPDSEWEQIKNGYIKMISSARESVYIQTPYFIPDASLLDALRIAALSGVDVRIMIPNKPDHLFVYWATYSYIGELIKAGARTYIYDAGFIHAKTIVVDKKLSSVGTANIDVRSFRLNFEVNAFIYHHETGRKLAEIFEKDMELCFELTPELYKNRTTMIKFKESISRLLSPIL; this is encoded by the coding sequence ATGGAAGCACATATGTGGAGCTGGATTGCTTACGCTCTTTTTTTGTTGAACTTTTCTTTTTCTATTGTCGTTATCTTTATGGAAAGACGGGATGCCGCAGCTACCTGGGCGTGGCTGATGGTCTTATTGTTTATTCCTATCCTTGGTTTTATTCTTTACTTAATTTTTGGCCAAAATTTAAGCAGACGGCATTTGTTTGACTGGGATGAAAAAGTGAAAATTGGCATTGAATCAACCATCCAAACTCAAATGCGTGAGATTAAAAATCAATTGTTTCGTTTTCGCAACCCTCATACTGAAGAAAACGAGGACTTAGTCTATATGCTGCTGCGCAATAACGATGCCATTCTAACCGAGGACAACGATGTGAACATTTTCATCGACGGGAAAGATAAGTTTCATTCTCTGCTTCAAGATATCAGACGAGCAAAACACCATATTCATTTGCAGTACTACATTTTTCGTGTGGATGATCTCGGATCAGAAATTGTTCATTTGTTAACAGAAAAGGCAAAGCAAGGCGTCAAAGTAAGGGTTTTATACGATGAAATGGGATCCCGGGGTGTACACAAAAGACACTTCAAAGAATTGATAGAAGCTGGCGGCATCGTTGAAATCTTTTTCCCTTCAAAAATCCCTTTTATTAATTTGCGCCTCAACTATCGCAATCATCGTAAACTTGCGATTATTGATGGGAACATTGGCTATGTCGGCGGATTCAATATCGGCGATGAGTACTTAGGACTTAATCCAAAATTCGGCTACTGGAGGGATACCCATTTACGGATTGAAGGGACAGCTGTCCATTCAATTCAAACTCGATTTATCTTGGATTGGAACCAGGCCTCGGATCGCCATGACATCCATTACTCAGATACTTACTTTCCAAACAGCCCTTCTAATAATGATGTGTCCATGCAAATTGTGACAAGCGGGCCGGATTCAGAATGGGAACAGATAAAAAACGGATATATCAAAATGATTTCGTCAGCACGGGAGTCCGTTTACATTCAAACACCTTATTTCATTCCTGATGCAAGCCTGCTGGACGCCTTACGGATTGCTGCCCTTTCAGGTGTAGATGTTCGAATCATGATACCAAACAAGCCTGATCATTTGTTTGTGTACTGGGCTACCTATTCTTATATCGGCGAGCTAATAAAAGCCGGGGCTAGAACATACATTTATGATGCCGGCTTCATTCATGCAAAAACAATTGTTGTTGACAAAAAACTAAGTTCCGTCGGGACAGCCAATATTGATGTACGCAGCTTCCGTTTAAATTTTGAAGTGAATGCTTTTATTTACCACCATGAGACAGGACGAAAACTAGCAGAGATATTTGAAAAAGATATGGAACTTTGCTTTGAGCTCACTCCAGAGCTTTATAAAAACCGAACAACAATGATTAAATTTAAAGAATCCATTTCCAGGCTGCTATCTCCAATTTTATAA
- a CDS encoding FAD-linked oxidase C-terminal domain-containing protein, with translation MNFVEKLTGLLGPEKVTVNETILEHHSKDESHFEPVLPDVVVFPTSTDDVQKIIQFAKEYKAPVVPFGSGSGLEGHAIPVHQGISVDFTQMNKIIELRPEDLIVKVQPGVTRLQLNQELNKHGLFFPVDPGADATIGGMAATNASGTQAVRYGVMRDQILDLEVILADGRLIHTGSLAKKSSSGYHLNSLFAGSEGTLGLFTEITLKLHGIPESIMAARACFPTVKQCVEAAVSILTAGIPIARMELVDDRSIAQVNAFSGTDFPEEPSLFLEFHGNEAGNEADTQFVQELLEEHQCYTFVFEKDSLKRAQLWKARHDLSYAFRHSNPKLQTINTDVCVPISKLPEMVDYARARIEAYGMDGAVLGHIGDGNFHTLTLFDPQDLEQTRKIERLNSEIVSFALSLGGTCTGEHGVGLGKIKYQRQEHGEALNVMTGIKNLLDPDNILNPGKLLPATTEVTL, from the coding sequence ATGAATTTCGTTGAAAAATTAACCGGCCTACTTGGCCCGGAAAAAGTAACAGTCAATGAAACGATATTAGAGCATCACAGCAAGGATGAGTCCCATTTTGAGCCTGTCCTGCCTGATGTTGTCGTATTTCCCACCTCCACGGACGACGTACAAAAGATTATTCAGTTTGCTAAAGAATATAAGGCTCCCGTCGTTCCTTTCGGAAGCGGCTCGGGCCTTGAAGGGCATGCTATTCCTGTGCACCAAGGAATATCTGTCGACTTTACCCAAATGAACAAAATTATTGAGCTGCGGCCAGAAGATTTAATTGTCAAAGTACAGCCTGGCGTGACAAGACTGCAATTGAATCAAGAACTAAATAAACATGGCCTCTTTTTCCCGGTTGATCCCGGGGCGGATGCGACGATAGGCGGCATGGCTGCTACGAATGCAAGCGGTACTCAGGCCGTGCGCTACGGGGTGATGAGAGACCAGATTCTCGACCTCGAAGTCATTCTGGCAGACGGTCGGCTCATTCATACCGGCTCACTCGCTAAAAAATCTTCTTCCGGCTATCATTTGAACAGTTTGTTTGCTGGCTCGGAAGGAACACTCGGATTATTTACCGAGATTACATTAAAGCTTCATGGCATTCCCGAATCGATTATGGCGGCTAGAGCTTGCTTTCCTACTGTAAAACAATGTGTAGAGGCAGCGGTTTCTATACTCACTGCTGGCATTCCGATTGCCCGCATGGAGCTTGTTGATGATCGCTCTATTGCTCAAGTGAATGCTTTTAGCGGAACAGACTTTCCTGAAGAACCGTCTTTGTTTTTGGAGTTTCACGGAAACGAGGCTGGAAATGAAGCAGACACCCAATTCGTTCAGGAATTGTTAGAGGAACACCAATGTTACACATTTGTTTTTGAAAAGGACAGCTTAAAAAGAGCACAGCTTTGGAAAGCCCGGCATGACTTATCCTACGCTTTCCGTCACAGCAACCCTAAGCTGCAAACCATTAATACCGATGTATGTGTACCGATATCGAAGCTGCCGGAAATGGTCGATTATGCCCGTGCACGCATTGAAGCATACGGGATGGACGGGGCTGTTCTTGGACACATTGGTGATGGAAACTTCCATACTCTTACCTTATTTGATCCACAAGACCTTGAGCAAACTCGTAAAATTGAACGGCTAAATAGCGAAATTGTTTCGTTTGCTCTATCGCTCGGCGGAACGTGCACAGGGGAACATGGCGTCGGCCTCGGCAAGATTAAGTATCAAAGGCAAGAACATGGCGAAGCGCTTAACGTGATGACCGGTATTAAGAACCTGCTGGATCCTGATAATATCTTAAATCCTGGAAAACTGCTTCCTGCCACAACAGAAGTTACACTATAA
- a CDS encoding sodium/proline symporter has product MQTIIMVEFILYCLLMLGAGYLFSRREMDHASFLLGGKQLPGWALAFSERATGESAWLLLGYTGFVFSTGLSGIWVAVGISLGIVFSWLFLAKRFMDEAEEHKIMTLPGYLAKRFGSQGKIILWMSTILIISFMMFYFGAQIAGAGKTLFTVFKIDPTVGALLSLVIVIVLSYLGGFTSVVWTDMIQSLMMLVTLVVLPIVALFHIHAADLSISAALATSGPTMDSWTGGAVGFALGLLLFNNFAWFFGFLGGQPQLSARFMALKNDKEAKTASRVAIIWTLLAYGGAFMIGLTALTLYQGQEFADVETILPFMVLDLLPAWMAGILLSGILAAIISTADSQLLVITSSVSEDIVNNALGKKMTEKQLVTVSRLTIIGAGLLGLLIALTSKSLVYLVVSWAWAGVGCTLSPAIILTFFWKRYSGIGVIATILAGFISTVVWISTPLEAIISSRFTTFFIAAFFGIIFSLLFPAKESVGIIKNKKESDISTKSIG; this is encoded by the coding sequence ATGCAAACGATCATAATGGTTGAATTCATTCTTTATTGCTTATTAATGCTTGGCGCTGGTTACCTATTCAGCCGAAGGGAAATGGATCACGCTTCCTTCCTTCTCGGCGGCAAACAGCTTCCTGGTTGGGCGCTTGCTTTCTCAGAAAGGGCAACCGGTGAATCAGCATGGCTCCTCCTCGGTTATACTGGCTTTGTCTTTTCTACCGGACTCTCTGGTATATGGGTAGCTGTCGGCATCTCTTTAGGAATTGTTTTCTCTTGGTTATTTTTAGCGAAGCGATTTATGGACGAAGCCGAAGAGCATAAAATTATGACATTACCCGGCTATTTAGCGAAACGATTCGGTAGCCAGGGAAAGATCATCCTGTGGATGTCTACTATTTTAATTATCAGCTTTATGATGTTTTATTTCGGCGCTCAAATTGCTGGTGCCGGAAAAACCTTGTTTACTGTTTTTAAAATTGATCCCACTGTAGGAGCTCTTCTTAGTCTTGTTATCGTTATTGTCCTCTCTTATCTTGGCGGGTTTACATCTGTTGTCTGGACAGATATGATTCAAAGCTTAATGATGCTTGTCACTCTCGTCGTCCTGCCAATTGTTGCCCTTTTTCATATTCATGCCGCAGACCTTTCTATTAGTGCGGCACTTGCCACCTCCGGTCCTACGATGGATTCATGGACAGGTGGAGCAGTTGGATTTGCCCTCGGCCTCCTTCTATTCAATAATTTCGCCTGGTTTTTTGGCTTTCTAGGCGGCCAGCCACAGCTCAGCGCTCGCTTTATGGCATTGAAAAATGATAAAGAAGCAAAAACAGCCAGCCGTGTCGCTATCATTTGGACCCTTCTTGCTTATGGCGGGGCCTTTATGATTGGTCTGACCGCTCTCACGTTATACCAAGGGCAAGAGTTTGCTGATGTTGAAACGATTTTACCTTTTATGGTGCTAGACTTGCTTCCAGCATGGATGGCCGGTATTTTACTTTCAGGAATTTTGGCAGCCATTATTTCTACTGCTGACTCCCAACTGCTTGTCATTACAAGCTCAGTCAGTGAAGACATCGTCAATAACGCACTAGGCAAAAAGATGACAGAAAAACAGCTGGTAACTGTATCAAGATTAACCATCATCGGAGCTGGCCTACTAGGATTGCTCATTGCATTAACATCTAAATCTCTTGTATATCTTGTCGTTAGCTGGGCCTGGGCTGGCGTTGGTTGTACCCTCTCTCCAGCTATCATTCTCACGTTCTTCTGGAAGCGTTATTCCGGTATCGGGGTCATCGCTACGATTCTTGCCGGATTTATCAGCACAGTCGTGTGGATTTCCACTCCACTTGAGGCAATCATCTCTTCCCGCTTTACTACCTTTTTCATCGCTGCCTTCTTTGGCATCATTTTCAGCCTGCTGTTCCCGGCGAAAGAAAGTGTCGGCATTATAAAAAATAAAAAAGAGAGCGATATATCAACAAAAAGCATTGGATAG
- a CDS encoding sugar diacid recognition domain-containing protein, with translation MKFFEQIAQSIVEKTSAVLEVSMSITDAKGTIIGCSNLERLGSHHVVTEEVTRAGRSVIFTKENIAGRENVLPGVATPIRFQQQIIGVLGIIGEPDEVGRYVEFVRTHIEMLLQESFRTETFYLQMKTTEIFIQHLIHFKEWDNEEALHNYCEMSGFHFDRPRMCILIDIAALHAATEEIKAIRISEYDLFQIISNYFEDHSEDIISPINRGQWMVLKYMDGYEPSKTRRQCEQALKALKRFLQAHHIPGHVSIAYGKSYTGFAGVSRSYQQALQTLLTGKKYKKSLSGVYAFDDWNILLNTLIQEINPAFTETLGDYVEKLLSHPNASILAETFLVYCEQGLNVSRAARKLFVHRNTLLYRLNQLNEILFMDTQSFEQCMLLYISLKKNGDRDSRQPLPAK, from the coding sequence ATGAAATTTTTTGAACAAATTGCCCAATCGATTGTAGAAAAAACGTCAGCTGTCTTAGAAGTATCGATGAGTATTACTGACGCAAAGGGAACAATCATTGGCTGCAGTAATTTAGAAAGGCTAGGTTCTCATCATGTTGTTACAGAGGAGGTAACAAGGGCGGGGCGATCGGTTATTTTTACGAAGGAAAACATAGCAGGCAGAGAAAATGTATTGCCGGGCGTAGCGACGCCGATACGCTTTCAGCAGCAAATTATTGGGGTTCTTGGCATTATCGGAGAACCGGATGAGGTAGGGAGATACGTAGAATTCGTCCGGACACATATAGAAATGCTTCTGCAAGAGTCTTTTCGAACAGAGACATTTTATTTGCAAATGAAAACGACCGAAATCTTTATCCAGCATCTCATCCACTTTAAGGAGTGGGATAACGAAGAGGCCCTTCACAATTACTGCGAAATGTCAGGCTTCCATTTTGACCGTCCCCGCATGTGTATTCTTATTGACATAGCCGCTTTGCATGCAGCAACAGAGGAGATAAAAGCAATCAGAATCTCGGAATATGATTTATTTCAAATTATTAGCAATTATTTTGAAGACCACTCTGAGGATATTATTAGCCCGATTAATCGGGGGCAATGGATGGTCCTAAAGTATATGGATGGCTATGAGCCTTCGAAAACAAGGCGTCAGTGTGAGCAAGCATTAAAAGCTTTAAAAAGGTTTCTTCAAGCCCACCACATTCCTGGACATGTATCTATTGCTTACGGGAAGAGTTACACGGGCTTCGCAGGGGTCAGCCGCTCTTACCAGCAGGCTTTACAAACATTATTAACAGGAAAAAAATATAAAAAGAGCTTGTCGGGGGTGTATGCGTTCGATGACTGGAACATTTTATTGAATACTCTCATTCAAGAAATTAACCCGGCTTTCACCGAAACTTTGGGTGATTATGTTGAAAAGTTATTATCTCATCCCAATGCTTCGATATTGGCAGAAACGTTCCTTGTCTACTGTGAACAGGGATTGAATGTCAGCCGGGCGGCCAGGAAGTTATTTGTTCATCGCAATACTCTCTTATACCGCTTGAACCAATTGAATGAAATTCTTTTTATGGACACACAATCTTTTGAACAATGTATGCTTTTGTACATATCCCTGAAGAAAAATGGAGATCGAGACAGCAGGCAGCCTTTGCCTGCGAAGTAA
- a CDS encoding ornithine cyclodeaminase family protein, translated as MLILDQKSMQQAVEMADIIEAVEIAYKLYDKEQFQMDARTHIAYEDNTLLLMPCYARQSFGTKIVSVFPDNQSRPVVQGTMMLIDGMDGQTKALLNGTYLTGLRTGALGGLAARYLAPAHAASVGLIGTGVQGFYQLLAICLERNIQNIYLFNRTPEKAANFSRKIQSYLSPRITIRIENDLSQVISRSDILVTATTSSTPVLPDESSLYNSKLIIAIGSFQPHMRELPEQLFKQADSLFIDTLDAIQESGDVMDPLRAGWFTQSQIIPFSSVVSGKHNLQLNAPKPLIFKSTGMALFDLIAASTIYEKAVQQGIGMDVEL; from the coding sequence TTGCTAATACTGGATCAAAAAAGCATGCAACAGGCTGTTGAAATGGCAGACATAATCGAGGCAGTGGAGATCGCCTATAAGCTTTACGACAAAGAACAATTTCAGATGGATGCAAGAACGCACATTGCCTATGAAGACAATACTCTGTTGCTTATGCCCTGTTATGCCCGCCAATCATTCGGCACAAAAATCGTCAGTGTTTTTCCAGACAACCAATCCCGCCCCGTTGTCCAAGGAACGATGATGTTAATTGATGGCATGGATGGGCAAACAAAAGCTTTACTAAATGGCACTTATTTAACCGGGCTGCGTACAGGAGCCTTAGGAGGATTAGCCGCTCGCTATTTAGCTCCGGCTCATGCTGCCTCTGTCGGATTGATCGGTACCGGTGTGCAAGGCTTTTATCAATTATTAGCTATATGCTTAGAACGTAACATTCAAAACATTTACTTATTTAACCGCACACCTGAAAAAGCTGCCAACTTTTCTCGAAAAATTCAATCCTACTTGTCTCCGCGCATAACTATTCGCATCGAAAATGATCTTAGCCAAGTGATCAGCCGGTCAGATATCCTAGTGACTGCCACCACGTCCAGTACACCTGTCCTGCCGGATGAATCTTCTTTATATAACAGCAAGCTGATTATCGCTATCGGGTCTTTCCAACCACATATGCGCGAGCTTCCCGAACAGCTCTTTAAACAAGCTGATTCTCTCTTTATCGATACACTTGATGCTATCCAAGAATCAGGAGATGTGATGGATCCGTTGAGAGCAGGCTGGTTCACCCAGTCGCAAATTATCCCTTTCTCCAGCGTGGTTTCTGGTAAACACAATCTACAGTTAAATGCACCAAAACCGCTGATCTTTAAATCAACTGGCATGGCCTTATTTGATTTGATTGCTGCCTCTACCATCTATGAAAAAGCTGTCCAACAGGGAATTGGGATGGACGTAGAGTTATAA
- a CDS encoding SE1832 family protein, whose product MTKSEIESKIAELKMDYIRIQGDIEKLESTGNGVSKAEEQLIRIEKELQELNEELATLSK is encoded by the coding sequence ATGACAAAATCTGAAATTGAATCAAAAATCGCTGAACTGAAAATGGACTACATTCGGATCCAAGGAGACATTGAAAAACTTGAGTCTACAGGAAACGGTGTATCGAAAGCCGAAGAACAGCTCATACGCATAGAGAAGGAACTGCAAGAGCTTAATGAAGAGCTTGCCACTCTCTCCAAATAG
- a CDS encoding FAD-dependent oxidoreductase yields MKKADIIIVGGGVMGSSTAYSLRKIGFEGTIVVFEKDPIYEFSSTPRSAGGIRQLFTTAINVKLSRYSLQKYQSFSKDMSIDGEPAKIDFQQRGYLFLAKKEMVPAIECQRKLQNELGVPSQFLSPAELHSIIPELEVSDLAGGLYCSEDGYLDAYSVMQAYKKNAQKLGVDYISKEVDTFLTENHRITGVRLLDGEEFNAPIVINCAGAWGALLSDKIGLSLPVVPLKRQIFQFHPSVPLEKPLPLTIDPTGVYFRHEGDRIITGYSEDVKPGIDFSWKRSYFEELWPVLAHRVPNFEEAKLESGWAGLYDFNTEDQNAIIGEHPTMKGYYLSLGFSGHGMQQAPGVGLGLAELIYKGKYETLDLTPLRVERFAENDLVLEHAIV; encoded by the coding sequence ATGAAAAAAGCAGATATTATTATCGTAGGCGGCGGGGTTATGGGATCAAGCACAGCTTATTCTTTGCGTAAAATTGGTTTTGAGGGAACGATCGTCGTGTTTGAAAAAGACCCAATTTATGAGTTTTCCTCCACTCCTCGGAGCGCAGGTGGTATCCGGCAATTATTTACAACGGCCATCAATGTAAAACTGAGCCGTTATAGCCTGCAAAAATATCAATCTTTCTCCAAAGACATGTCCATTGATGGAGAACCGGCTAAAATCGACTTCCAGCAACGAGGCTACTTATTTCTAGCAAAAAAAGAAATGGTGCCGGCGATTGAGTGCCAAAGAAAACTGCAAAACGAGCTTGGGGTGCCTTCTCAATTTCTTTCTCCTGCCGAGCTTCACTCGATTATACCTGAACTGGAAGTGAGCGACCTGGCGGGCGGACTGTATTGTTCCGAAGACGGTTACTTGGATGCCTACTCAGTCATGCAGGCATATAAGAAAAACGCACAAAAGCTTGGCGTCGACTATATTTCTAAAGAGGTAGATACTTTTTTAACGGAGAATCATCGAATAACAGGGGTCCGTTTACTGGACGGAGAAGAATTTAATGCACCTATAGTGATTAATTGTGCTGGTGCCTGGGGAGCTCTTCTTAGTGATAAAATCGGACTTTCTCTGCCTGTTGTCCCTTTAAAGAGACAAATATTCCAGTTCCATCCTTCCGTTCCACTTGAAAAGCCATTGCCATTAACAATTGACCCAACCGGTGTTTACTTCCGTCATGAAGGAGATCGTATTATCACTGGCTATTCAGAAGACGTGAAGCCGGGGATTGATTTCTCTTGGAAACGCTCCTACTTTGAAGAGCTTTGGCCAGTGTTAGCTCATCGTGTTCCCAACTTTGAAGAGGCCAAGCTTGAGTCCGGATGGGCAGGTCTGTATGACTTTAACACCGAAGATCAAAACGCCATTATTGGAGAGCATCCAACAATGAAGGGCTATTATCTCTCTCTCGGCTTTAGCGGGCACGGAATGCAGCAAGCTCCCGGGGTTGGTCTTGGATTAGCTGAACTGATTTATAAAGGAAAATACGAAACGCTCGATCTTACTCCTTTGCGCGTAGAAAGATTTGCTGAAAATGATTTGGTATTGGAACACGCTATTGTTTAA
- a CDS encoding nitronate monooxygenase yields MDGNFKEWRIMMFGLNLKLPVWQAPMAGVSTPELTAAASNAGVLGNVGAGYLSGEQTEEFIQRVKRLTNAPFGVNLFVPEQVKTTHEQVTAAHQLLSPFREQLGIAEDVDSISFSPPAFDEQLAVVLQEKVKVCSFTFGLPPKRAIEKLKENGIITVGTATTVDEALDCEKEGMDAVVIQGSEAGGHRGTFQSPESLIGLMALLPQAAQEVRIPVIAAGGIMNGKGIAAALCLGASAVQLGTAFLVTAESGAHPLHKEAILSAKENDAVLTRAFSGKTARGISNRFIKEMQQHEEVFLPYPLQNTLTQPIRKQAGKQNNKEYLSLWSGQGTRLSKQQTVNELVESLVDEMDASLLAANRTVQNIRRGSLTEPQ; encoded by the coding sequence ATGGATGGCAACTTTAAAGAATGGAGGATAATGATGTTTGGATTAAATCTAAAACTGCCGGTGTGGCAAGCGCCGATGGCAGGAGTATCCACACCAGAGTTAACAGCAGCTGCTTCAAATGCCGGTGTGCTTGGCAATGTTGGTGCTGGTTATTTATCGGGAGAGCAAACAGAAGAATTTATCCAGCGTGTAAAAAGACTGACAAATGCTCCTTTTGGTGTTAACTTGTTTGTGCCCGAGCAAGTAAAGACAACCCATGAGCAAGTAACAGCAGCCCATCAGCTGCTTTCTCCGTTTCGCGAGCAGCTTGGTATAGCAGAAGACGTAGACAGCATCTCCTTTAGCCCTCCTGCTTTTGATGAGCAACTTGCTGTTGTTTTGCAAGAAAAGGTAAAAGTATGTTCATTTACTTTCGGGCTGCCGCCGAAAAGAGCAATAGAGAAATTAAAGGAAAACGGGATCATTACGGTCGGCACAGCGACAACAGTGGATGAAGCCCTTGATTGCGAAAAGGAAGGGATGGATGCTGTTGTAATCCAGGGGAGTGAAGCAGGTGGACATAGGGGGACGTTTCAGTCACCTGAGAGCTTGATTGGTTTAATGGCGTTGCTGCCACAGGCTGCTCAGGAAGTGCGCATTCCCGTTATTGCAGCAGGTGGGATCATGAATGGAAAAGGAATTGCAGCTGCCCTTTGTCTTGGTGCTTCAGCTGTGCAGCTTGGCACAGCGTTTCTAGTTACAGCAGAAAGCGGTGCCCATCCACTCCATAAAGAGGCTATTCTATCAGCGAAGGAAAATGATGCGGTATTGACAAGAGCTTTTTCTGGGAAAACAGCCCGCGGCATTTCCAATCGATTTATAAAGGAAATGCAGCAGCATGAAGAAGTGTTTTTGCCGTATCCACTGCAAAACACATTGACACAACCTATAAGAAAACAGGCGGGAAAACAAAATAACAAAGAATATTTATCTCTCTGGTCAGGTCAGGGGACAAGATTGAGCAAACAGCAGACTGTCAATGAATTGGTTGAGAGTCTAGTAGACGAAATGGACGCCTCTTTATTAGCAGCTAACCGGACAGTACAGAATATAAGAAGAGGCTCTCTAACAGAACCACAATAA